One genomic window of Psychrobacillus sp. INOP01 includes the following:
- a CDS encoding nucleoside permease: MTIKSRLKIMMSLQFFIWGCWLVTLGSYMFNTLHFSGTQVGGVYSTIGLASLLMPSLVGIIADRWIKANRLYGICHFLGAIFLFSAAGISEPNLMFWAMLFNAMVYMPTISLSYTISYFCLEKEGLDTMKGFPSVRVFGTISFILAMWVVSLGGFELSNIQLYIAAGASFLLALYSFTLPDCPTSNVKKDKSLVSLLGLDAFVLFKQKRMAIFFIFAMLLGAALQINIAFADPFLHDFASNANYKDSLVVKYPAILLSMGQIAEVFFILAIPFFLRKFGIKTVMLLSMVAWTLRFILFAFGDPSNVGIILLLLSMIVYGAAFDFFNISGSIFVEKEVDSRIRGSAQGLFMTMVNGIGTYVGAVLSGKLVDYFTINGVRDWQNIWLVFAVYTFVLAIVFAVSFKYKNDRDAIKNVNNVA, encoded by the coding sequence ATGACTATAAAATCACGACTTAAAATTATGATGTCTCTTCAGTTTTTTATTTGGGGATGTTGGCTTGTTACACTTGGCTCATATATGTTCAATACTTTGCATTTTTCCGGCACACAAGTTGGAGGTGTTTATAGCACAATAGGGCTTGCTTCTCTTCTAATGCCAAGTCTTGTAGGGATTATTGCGGATCGTTGGATAAAGGCAAATAGATTATATGGAATTTGCCATTTCCTTGGAGCGATTTTCTTATTTTCAGCAGCAGGGATTTCAGAACCTAATCTTATGTTTTGGGCTATGCTTTTTAACGCAATGGTTTACATGCCGACGATTTCTCTATCTTATACGATTTCATATTTTTGCTTAGAAAAAGAAGGGCTTGATACAATGAAAGGCTTCCCTTCTGTTCGTGTTTTTGGAACAATTAGTTTTATTCTTGCAATGTGGGTAGTTAGTCTTGGTGGATTTGAGTTAAGCAACATCCAGCTTTACATAGCTGCGGGGGCTTCCTTCTTACTTGCACTTTATTCATTTACACTGCCAGATTGTCCAACATCAAATGTCAAAAAGGATAAGTCGTTAGTAAGTCTTTTAGGTCTAGATGCTTTCGTATTATTTAAGCAAAAGAGAATGGCTATCTTTTTCATTTTTGCTATGCTGTTAGGTGCTGCGTTGCAAATTAACATTGCATTTGCTGACCCATTTTTACATGATTTTGCGTCAAACGCTAACTATAAAGATAGTCTTGTTGTTAAATATCCAGCAATTTTATTATCAATGGGACAAATTGCTGAAGTATTCTTTATTCTTGCCATTCCTTTTTTCTTACGTAAATTTGGAATTAAGACGGTAATGTTGTTGAGTATGGTGGCGTGGACATTACGCTTTATTCTTTTCGCCTTTGGCGACCCATCTAATGTAGGAATCATTTTATTGCTATTATCAATGATTGTATATGGTGCTGCATTTGACTTCTTTAATATTTCTGGATCTATTTTTGTTGAAAAGGAAGTGGATAGTCGAATTCGTGGAAGTGCACAAGGCTTATTCATGACAATGGTCAACGGAATCGGTACCTATGTAGGCGCAGTTCTTAGTGGGAAACTGGTGGATTATTTTACAATTAACGGAGTGAGGGATTGGCAAAATATCTGGTTAGTTTTTGCAGTATATACATTCGTCCTTGCAATCGTTTTTGCTGTAAGTT